ATTCCAGCCTAGGAAACATACCTTAACTAAAATTTATTATAGGAAAAACATGTATAGAAACCAGCCTTAACTGCACAGTTGTCTTTGAAGATGTACAGGATATAGCCTGCAGCATGGTATTTCACAGTGCCTTTAGTATTGAAGCTACTGACCCTCTGGCAAACAGCTGCCACAGCAAGAGAGGCAAAATTTCCATCGTTGCTGGAGAAGTCTCTGATGGTGTGTGTGAACGGCACAACACAGCAAGCCACCTGAAAGCTCTGTCTGAGCTAATTAGCAGCGCTGACAAGCAGGATGTGCTAGCAAGGCAGAGCACTGCACGGTGAGAGAGCGACCTGACTTGCTCGTAGCCCTTTATAGCAAGACACcgtgctgggcagtgctgcacaTTCTCAGCATTGTAGGAGAGcttagaaagacaaaagaagaagCACTTCTTGATGGGCTACAATGGGAGAGTTTAGAACCTGATAGATTTTGGGAGAataaagtgttttattttcaccaCAAGGTGTTTCAGAGCAGTTCTGCAACTCCTCCAAGTAGCACAGGCTGTGGGAAGGAAGCTGAGCTGTGTCAGAGggtgcttttttccttcttcacccTGTATGCCAGTAACTACCAAAGAGTCCCGCTTTCCCTGTTCTTACTTCAGCACATTCATTTATACTCCATGTCTTTTGCTGCCAGTGTGAACCCTGCAACTTAACCCCTTTCCCACCCTTGTTGTTCCTTCACAGGCTGGTGGgaccttttcttcctttcaatcTCTGCTTCACATACAACCTAGGCACTTCTCACCTTCTTCACATCCGTTGAATCACTGCAGCCTCCAGTCCCTGTCTGACTACATCTCCTGTCAGCTCCCTCTGTCTGTTGAAGAGGACTTCTTTCACTCACAGCCAATTCTTTCAGTACAGAACCAGCTTTGGGATAGGCGACCCCCTAACAATTACATTCCCTATCCAGATTATGGGATATCTAGTCCTGCATCCTGAAGGGGATGCAGCTCCAGCATGGCCATGATTCATGGATGCCCTACAGGACCCCCTCTGTTATCACTAACAGGAGCAGGATTAAATTCATGGAAAGTGGGGAAAATATTCTAAGTTACCTGCTCTCTAATTTTAAGGTAGACCTATGTTGGACCATTTCAGATCAAATCTGTTATGGCAATGGCAGTTTCCCTGACACTGATAGCAGTAATTCCAGCCAGCCCTCTGCTGTGTCTCTCCCACGGCTGCAAACActacagaaatagaaagaaatgctgCTCCCCACTCCCTGAGAAGGAACATTTCACCAGCACAGCCGGGCCCCTGGAGGGATGGAAGACAAAATGTGCAGAAGCAGTAATAAAAAAGACATAATGTGAAAGTTAATGCTTCTTGATCGACAGCAGAGGCTCGACAGTGGCGAGACTGCAGGTTGCCATGGCGACAGGGCCGCCCGCTGGGCCTACTGCTCCACTCCGCAGGCCCACTCTGCTGCTCGGGGTTGTCACCAGCCACTGCCATGGTTGGTTCTGCACCACAGACAGTGTGGGATGCGTGTTTTGAAGTGTTACCAGCACTGGCACCCAGTCAAGATATAATCAAGCCCCACAAATGCTTAGGGTAGCATGGTTCAAAGGGACCTAGACaagcttgagaggtgggcccatgaAAACTtagtgaggttcaacaaagcaaagtgcaaggtcttgcactgGAGTCAGGGAATCCCAGTATGTATACGGACTGGAAGAACTTgttgagagtagccctgtggagaaggtcTTGGAGGTCCTGGTAGACGAAagacttaacatgagccagcagtatcctgggctgcatcaagagagtGGTGGTCACCAGGGAGACAGAGGTGAttgtcttcctctgctctgcccttgtgaggccccatctggagtactgcatccaggctgGGGGCCCCAgtgcaggaaggatgtggagctgttggggtgggtccagaagagggccacgaagatgacTGGAGGGCTGGAGtatctctcctatgaagacaggctgaggaagatGGGCTTGTTcactctggagaagaaaaggctgtggggagacctcactgtagcctttcagtatttaaagggagattataagcaggagggaaatcaaatTTTTACAGGAAtagatagtaataggacaagggggaatggttttaaactaaaggagaggagacTGAGATAAGATGTCatggggaaatttttcacagagTGTGGTGAAaagctggaacaggctgctcgGAGAAGCTGAGGATcccctgttcctggaggtgttcaaggccaggttggaaggggtcctggacaatctgatctagtgcttCATCTAgaggttggcaaccctgcctgtggcaggaggattggaactagatctttgaggtcctttccaacttaagcaattctataattctgattctgtgattctatgtgcaTTTCATCCCAGATGAGCCCCCTGGTCCAGTGACAGCATCCATCTGTAGTTCTTACGTATCATATCAAAAGTTCTCCCTGGCACAAAATGCAGTCCTTCCACTAAGTGCTCCAGACACATAAAATGCCTCAGCTTCTCTACCACTGCTCTGCCATGGGAAATACTTAGCTACATACAAATAGAGATGCTGCAAGTAGTTTATTggtgacagaaagcaaaaaaaaatcctttattttttgctttgtgtaatGATCTATACACATAAAAATCAGCACATTTTGATTTGATAAAATGGTTACAAGTATGGTCTACAAAGACTGTATAAATTCTCTTTAAGCTTTgtaatcacacacacacatgcgtTTCTAAAATTAGAATTATTGTTGTAAAATCCGGTACTCAATGGGGTGTGCCAAAAAAAGAGCTGTCCATGCCATGTGATTCACATTCCCTTTGTTGTGTGTTGCACGCTCATTTGCTAATTTGTAAACAGGATCCTGCCTTATTTGGTGTGTGACACTGTGTCTGCTGTCAAGAAAGATCACGTTGATGAGAATCCTGCTTCACCTTTTGAAGAAGCTTTTGGTGAAAAGCCTGGCTAAAGTaatttaagactttttttaGATGAAACTAGATGGCAGCTACAGAGCTGGGACCAGATAATTTCCagggagaaaaaatactgaaagtatGAACAGGGTTGTTGGAGAGAAAGGATAATCTTCTGAAGATTAAGATGATGAATGCTGTTGCGAAGAGCTTGAGACTATCCCTGCTCCTGCCACAGACAGGATGTGTGCATTGGCAGGCAAGAAGCTTAAAGCCTTTTGTAGatgtgcagcagctcagtgtgGCTCCTACTGAGGCCTCGTTTGGAGAAGTGCTACAAACAAAATCCATGGGAGCTCTGCTTTGAGAAATGAATTCTCAGCTGTCTTTTACCTTAACTGTTCTGTCCCAAATACACCAGCATCCTAAGCATCCTATCTCATAGAGACACGATGTTTTCCAAGACTGCAAAGCACCCATATAATTGTGGTAAGAACCATAAAAAGCATCCTAAGCCTGTCTGCAGTCACAAACACCACgtgcagaaaagcaaatctgGGCTGCACATTGAGcgaggagagaaaaaaaactcaggAGCGGCTTCTCATCAAGTAGTGACTGCCAGTGCTGTGAAACAAATGAGCAAGGATGACGGCAGAAAAGCAATTATGTTATTATAAAGTATATCATagtaaacaaatacaaaagaacCAATTAAGGATTGCACAGATAATCTTTTTCCTGGGTTTTCTTAACCTTTGGTTTTGAATCTTGATCAAGCTCTTCTGCAGTTGTGTTCATGTTTCCAGTTGTCATGTACAAAAACACAAGCACTATTTCTTCGTGTGACAGAATATTGATATCACTGGCTTAACTATCTTGGAAGGAACTTTTGAATCCAACATAGAGGCTTCTGCTGTTCAAACTCCTGAAGTAACTGATGAAAGATTTacaatttattattatatagAGATCAACTAGAAGATGAGACTAGAAGGGGATGGGaatgaatttcacagaaatttctAATACTAAACCATAGTGGGGATTCAAAGTTCCAGCAAGGAACACACTTGGAGTGACTCAGGTGCCTCCAGAATAGTATCTGGTACTATGTTACCATTCAGATGCACTAAACTGAAGGACCAGTGGGTATCATTTAGAGTCCATGTGAAATCTATGCCTTTTTGGTGCTAGAGACCAGAGAAGGGCACTCTGATGTCCTAGGACACCCAGGACGGTCACTGCCTGGACACGCAATCTTACCTCCTTTCCCACTCTAACACACAGCATGTCAGCACAGTCCTAGCTTCTTCCCCTGCTTCCTGCCCAGACAGGCTCCCAAGTTTCCCTCCCTACTCTCATCTGATTCTCTTTCTCCAACTTCTCCTCCAGTCTCAGCATTTCCACCTCCCACTTCCTCTCATCCATTTATTCTACAGAGCATCTTGTCTCCTCTCCTGGCTTCTTCCCAGCTCTGTATCTCTCCCTTCTGCCATGCTGATTCCAGGTTTCACCTTTGTGCGCACACACAGGCCAACTATCCCCAACCCTTTCATTCCACTCACACTCTTCACTACCTCCTTTCTCTTGGAGCTCTTAGAACTCCTTGCCCAGCCCCCTCTGACCTCCATCTCTGAACTGTTTGccctagaatcatagaatcattaaagtcggaaaagaccactaagattttctagtccaaccatcaacccatccccaccatgcccactaaaccaagtgcctcagtgccacagctacCTTTTTTTCAATCACCtctagggacggtgactcaaccacctctctgggcagcctgtgccagtgcctcaccactctttctgagaagaatttttcaCCTCCCTGACCCTGCTGAccacattatttctgatacaagtcaggatgccattggacttcttggccacctgggcacgctgctggcttatgttcaaCCAGCTGTCAGCTAACTGCCCCATGGTCCTTCTattccatgcagctttccatgGACAACCTCAGGCCTGGCTCTAATCCCCTCCACCTCCCAATGGCTCCTTACAGCAGCAGGATGCCAGGTGCCCTCTGCTGTGTCCTGGGGCCCAGCTAACCTTGGCCTGCACAAGCACTGAGAAGGGGAAAGATCTTCCTGCGGTGTAAGGCTGGAAAGCTCAGCTGTCTCTCCAAGGCATCATCTGAACAGTCTGGTCACACACAGCCCATACTTTTTCCAACTTGCCCACTTTTTCCACCGATTGTCTGAGAAGTCAAACTTtgtctgaagcagcagcaaaactgtaCTAGGTGATGGGAACAATTCCCACCCTTCGAGGACTGATCAGCACTAATATTTAATTGCGTGCAGCCCTCTGCCGGCTCCGGGCCcgcacagccctgctcagccGCTCCCTGCGTCCCTGCCGCTCCAGCTGCAGCGCCTCTTGGGAGGGAGCAATCTTCAAAGAGCTCTATATATGCACcatcaattattattattaactcGAGCTCAACGCATAGGTCGGGGACTGCGAATCCAAGTGTCACCGGCGTATGAATGATTATTACCAGATGCTAATTGctcattaatatatgctaatTACTGCTGCATGCCAAAACGTTCAGGGCACAGTGTGCCAGGCCCAAGTCGCTCGAGTGGCTGAGCAGCTTTTCCACGCGGTGTCACCTCCCACCCCTCGCTGACgcctccaggagcagcagcccctcACCTCCGCTGCTTTAGGGCAATTCTGGTCCATGTGCACTGCGATGGTCTCCTCGTGCAGAGGGAAGCAACCCCAGATGTTCTCCCGTGCTTCCCAGCCCCAAGGCGTGGCTGACTGTACCTCAGCTTGGCTGGGGGCTGATTCAGGCAGGAGCTAAGCCTGCCCGTGCCCCTGCTCACCCCACCACAACCAAGCGAGCAGTGCTATGGAGGTTTTAAACTTCAAGATGTTGCCTGAACGTGTCCCCCCGGGACACGCACTGTGAACAGCGTCGGGTGCCCCCCGCCCAGGCCCCCCCCGCCGGCCCTCCTCCCGCCCCAAGGGCCCCACCGCCGCCTCAGGCGCGCACCCCCCTTCCCCCCGGGCCGCGGTTGCGCAGGGCGGAGGGGCTCCGGCGGCCCCGCGGCGCTCGGCCGTTGGCGCCCGGCGCGCCGAGGAGCtgcgggcggcggcgggagggCGGGCTGCGGGGAGGGCGGTGCGCGGCGGCCGGCGGCGCCGAGCCCCGAGCCCCGGTAGGAGGCGGCGGGCCGCGCTGCCGGCGGTGGTGGCGGTGGTGGCGCGGCGCCGCGGAAGCCCGGCGGAGGGGCTGCTCGGCTCTCGCACGCAGCGGCGGAGCGCGTCGCGTCGAGAGGAGTGAGCggggcggaggaggaggaggaggaaggggaggggggagctTCTCGGCGAGGATGCCCGGAGCGGCTGCAGGGACGGCGGCGACTGGAGCGGGCTCGGCGGGAGCGGCAGCAGCGGGGATGCTCCCGGCTCAGGAGGCGGCCAAGATCTACCACACCAACTACGTGCGGAACTCGCGGGCCATCGGCGTGCTGTGGGCCATCTTCACCATCTGCTTTGCCATCGTCAACGTGGTGTGCTTCATCCAGCCCTACTGGATCGGGGACGGCGTGGACACGCCGCAGGCGGGCTACTTCGGGCTCTTCCACTACTGCATCGGCAACGGCTTCAGTCGGGAACTCACCTGCCGGGGCAGCTTCACGgacttctccagcctgccctCGGGAGCCTTCAAAGCTGCCTCCTTCTTTATCGGGCTCTCGATGATGCTCATCATCGCCTGCATCGTCTGCTtcatcctcttcttcttctgcaACACGGCCACCGTCTACAAGATCTGTGCCTGGATGCAGCTGACCTCGGGTGAGTGGGGCAGCGGCCCCGGCCCGGGGGCTCCGCGCCGCCCGTCACGGCCCGGGACTCGCGGCGGGGCGGTGGATCCGGACTCGCGGGGCGGGGGGTGGCCCTGACCCCGGCCCTGCCCCGTGGCCCCGGGCGGCCCCTCGGCCCCGGCCTGCCCGCGGCGCTCCCGGCCCCGTGCTCTGACGCTCGGTCTGATGCTGAAGTCGGGAGAAAATGGACGTGGGAGCGGCAGGTGGGGGTGGCTGAGCTCGGTGAGGTTAGTGCCGGGCTCGGGACGGAGCGAGAGCTCGGGGTGAGGCTGGAAGGGCGTTTGAGGGCGTTGGAGTCCGAGTGCCTGAGGTTGGGGTTGGGTCCTGCCCCCCCATTTACAAGGCTTACGTCCCTCTGCGCATTCAGAGTGAACAAAAATCTCATCTCTGTTGCTGGTTGCCTGACTTCGTTTGACTTTCCCCATCACATCCAGTGTCTCCCTGAGGAAAGCGCGTGATAAAAAGGAGGGAGAACACCAGGACATCCCTTCTCGCATCTTCAGCACTGCATTCGTTCTGAGTTGGTGGGGATGTGGTAGTTTGTGTGCAGTGGGAAGGCAGAGCGGGAGGAAGGAATGGTCTCTTGTGTTGGGATAGTAATAAAATCAGTTTCAGCGAGATAGAAAAGATCAATTCTTGActaattttggggaaaaaaagtctgaagcCAAAGCATGCCTTCTTCTTGTCTTCCCTGTAGATCCCTGAAAATAAGTTCAGGGGTTGCTGTTAGGAAGGCAGAGCAAAATGTCTCCCGGATGGGCTCACAGTCACTTTTCAATCCCCCAAATTGACCTacattaattttgtttgctgAGCAATAATTCTTCTGAGTCGTGTGCTTAGCAGTTTCTTGCCACCTTGTTCATGAGGCTTAGTGGAAATTTCTGGTTTGTGTGAGACGGCTTTATCCATTTCTGTCTGTGATGCTGTTTCTATGTGTGTTCTATATGTTTTATGCTCTTTTTGTTATTTGAGTTTCTGTGCAGTTTCTCATCACCTGGGGATTGATCTGCAGTTGCTTGAGATCAGTAGATTTTCTCTCCCTGTCAGTGAGTCTGGGGTTGGGTTCATTTTCTCTGGGTTGGGAATCATATGTGATGTTGGTGGCTACTGTGTCTGTTCAATAACACACATCCCAGTACAATGTTGTTAATTGCACGCAGTCATGTCAGttggctgcaggcagtgcaaACCGTTCCATCTCTGCACCGCTGATGTCCCTCTGCTCTGGTAAGGACTTTTGCTTTCAGCTACTGCTCCACCTGTAAAAGATGGCACTGGTTTGGTGCAtcctcagcctcttctgttCATGTCCCATATGCACTAGGACAGCACAATTTCCAGGTATCTTATACTTACTAACATCAGGTATAATAGCGTTTTACTTACAGGATTCTACTGTTCTATGCCACTAGAAGCTAGCGTAAGGTAGATAAAAATGCATCTGATTTCTTTACTGTATTTCTGCACAGGTGAATAATAATGTTCAGAAACCACTGCATGTAGCTGGCCAGAAGTCCAAGCAGGGTACACCATGCTGCATATGTTCGGATGGGACACTGAAGATGTTTTCAAGCAAAATGACGTgcagttctcattttctctgaagctgGTAGATATGCTATTGGCATTAAAAGTCAATAAAAGGAGTTTTACATCAGTAGCAGAATCATTTTTCAGACTACTGAAATCCAAAATTAGAATAATAGGAGAATACCTTTATAGCCACGTGATTATTGGCCATCATTCCATGGTTGTGTGGGAATGCCCTGGAAGAACAGTAATAATAGCGGCTATAGAAAGggaattattttattctttgctgaATATTGTAACTTAATTTAGCATTGGTCTGACTGTTCTGTGTTACACCAAAAAAGTTTCCTCAAAGTTTTTCctcaaagggaaagaaaacctgTATTGGTTTGGGTTGCatcctttggagaagaaagctATGGTGCTGAGACATAGGTATAACATAGAACAAAATGTGCAGCACAAGTGAATTTTAATGAGTTCTGATAGCTTTCCTATAAGCTATATGATTGgcttctgttattattttactGTTCTGGGAGTGTAAGTAAGTAGCAATCGCAAGCATTAGAAGCTTATCTCACAAATAATGATATAGTGATGTCAGTGACATGTATATGATATATGCATggtacagaaacaaaattgaaCCTGAAGTAGTAAAATAATCTTGCTATGAGGTACCTCAGTAGTGTTAATATTCGGTTAGATCATGTAGTAATACTTAATGAAATTTAAGTCTCCTTAGAAGTACTTTTCAATATGGGGTCATGCTTCATTTAGGGTTACAAATAACAGCTTAGGATCGTgttactttaaaagaaacattttgatcACATTTGCAACTGTGTGAGTCATTATAAATCGTCAGCATGATATAGCTCTTGTTTTGAGGAGGTGGttttttaattaaggaaaagaTGCGCAGTGTCTTGGGCACGTGCATTCTGAATTCATGTCTTCATTTAATCATGTCTATAACATGattaagcagaaaaatcctAGAACAAAAGTTGTTTCCTGTGTGTATGTGAGGACAACATACATTAGACTCCTTATTGCTTTTGCCATTGCTtgcactgttttattttgttccatgTGCTTAATGCTGTCAGGGTACACAATATATCATCTGTTTGATGGATGAGAAACTGGTTGCgagattgtacccagagagtagtggtcaatggctcaatgtctggatggagatcagtgacaaatGGTGTCCCTCAGAGGTCAGTACTGGGACGGATGcactttaatatcttcatcaataaCACTAAAaatgggatcgagtgcaccctcagcaagtttgctgataacaccaagctgtggggtgcaatcaacatgcctgagggatgggatgccatccagagggacctagagAGGCTCCAGCAGGGAGCCCAGGTGAGattaatgaggttcaacaaagccaagtgcaaggtcttgcacctgggttgtggcaacccccaTTACCtatacaagctgggggatgaaaggatggagcacagccctgctgaaaagaacttgggggtactggtggatggcatCTGGACAGGGGCCAGCAATGAGCCttcgcagcccagaaagccgtaacctgggctgcatcaaaagaagggtgggcagcagggcgagggaggtgatcctgccctgTGTCCAGAGatgggccacaaaaatgatccaagaaacggaacacctcccctacaaggacagtctgatggagctggggttctccagcctggagaagactctgaggagacctgagagcagcgtttcagtatctaaaggcGGGCTATACTAAAGAATGGAACAGACTATTTAGGAgagtctgctgtgacagg
The Numida meleagris isolate 19003 breed g44 Domestic line chromosome 1, NumMel1.0, whole genome shotgun sequence genome window above contains:
- the LHFPL3 gene encoding lipoma HMGIC fusion partner-like 3 protein codes for the protein MPGAAAGTAATGAGSAGAAAAGMLPAQEAAKIYHTNYVRNSRAIGVLWAIFTICFAIVNVVCFIQPYWIGDGVDTPQAGYFGLFHYCIGNGFSRELTCRGSFTDFSSLPSGAFKAASFFIGLSMMLIIACIVCFILFFFCNTATVYKICAWMQLTSAACLVLGCMIFPDGWDSDEVKRMCGEKTDKYTLGACSVRWAYILAIIGILDALILSFLAFVLGNRQDSLLAEELKLENKVLLSQSSLE